The following coding sequences are from one Paenibacillus stellifer window:
- a CDS encoding DMT family transporter, which produces MNTKLPGIAVLLAAVLWGTTGTAQRLAPSGASPLAFGAMRLAVAALFLLIVGMLRGQLKFKGLPAAGLLAASLGMALYQPLFFSGIRMTGIAVGTSVTLGSAPVITGCLEWAITGKKPKAAWWLATLCAVTGSVLLLSSEKGGANAAGLLMAVGAGGSFAVYTLASKRLLESHSSDTVSAAVFGLSALWLSPLLFFFDLSWLGTWNGAAASLHIGIAATGIAYLLYTYGLARLPAASAVTLSLGEPLTASLLGVLLFGEQLGIAGIGGAALLLGGLAILAFPAAGRRSRMTAVPDK; this is translated from the coding sequence GTGAACACTAAATTACCGGGTATTGCCGTGCTGCTTGCCGCGGTTCTGTGGGGAACTACGGGTACGGCACAGAGACTTGCCCCATCCGGCGCTTCGCCGCTTGCCTTCGGGGCCATGCGGCTGGCTGTTGCGGCGCTCTTCCTGCTTATAGTAGGGATGCTACGCGGACAACTGAAGTTCAAGGGCCTTCCGGCAGCCGGACTACTAGCCGCCTCGCTCGGCATGGCCCTTTATCAGCCGCTGTTCTTCAGCGGCATACGGATGACAGGCATTGCAGTCGGAACCTCCGTCACGCTGGGGAGTGCACCAGTGATCACCGGATGCCTCGAATGGGCCATCACCGGCAAGAAGCCCAAGGCAGCTTGGTGGCTGGCTACCCTATGCGCCGTGACCGGCTCTGTTCTGCTGCTGAGCTCGGAGAAGGGCGGGGCGAACGCGGCCGGACTCCTGATGGCCGTAGGAGCCGGAGGGTCCTTTGCCGTCTACACGCTCGCCAGCAAGCGGCTGCTGGAATCGCACTCCTCCGATACAGTCTCGGCAGCGGTGTTCGGCTTAAGCGCGCTGTGGCTGTCGCCGCTGCTGTTCTTCTTCGACTTAAGCTGGCTGGGCACCTGGAATGGCGCCGCAGCCAGCCTGCATATCGGCATTGCGGCGACCGGAATCGCCTACCTGCTCTATACATACGGCCTGGCTCGTCTTCCGGCAGCCTCCGCCGTTACGCTCTCGCTCGGCGAACCGCTGACCGCCTCTCTGTTAGGCGTTCTTCTCTTCGGTGAGCAGCTGGGAATCGCCGGTATCGGGGGTGCCGCCCTGCTGCTCGGGGGGCTTGCTATCCTTGCCTTTCCGGCAGCCGGGCGCCGCAGCCGCATGACGGCGGTGCCCGATAAATAA
- the minD gene encoding septum site-determining protein MinD, whose protein sequence is MGEAIVVTSGKGGVGKTTTTANIGTALALQGKKVCLVDTDIGLRNLDVVMGLENRIIYDLVDVAEGRCRLNQALVKDKRFDELYMLPAAQTKDKTAVSPEQVRDIVLELKKEYEYILIDCPAGIEHGFRNAIAGADKAIVVTTPENAAVRDADRVIGLLEQSEVESPRLVVNRIRSGLVKAGDMLDVEDILQVLNIDLLGIVPDDELVIKAANMGEPTVMNPDSGAAIAYRNIARRILGDSVPLMQLDRKPGTFTKLKKFFGLG, encoded by the coding sequence ATGGGAGAAGCGATCGTAGTAACCTCCGGCAAAGGCGGTGTGGGCAAGACGACCACAACAGCTAATATTGGAACCGCGCTGGCGCTGCAGGGAAAGAAAGTATGTCTCGTCGATACCGATATCGGGCTGCGGAACCTGGATGTGGTGATGGGGCTGGAGAACCGCATTATTTATGATCTCGTGGACGTCGCCGAGGGCCGCTGCCGTTTGAACCAGGCGCTGGTCAAGGACAAGCGGTTTGACGAGCTCTATATGCTGCCGGCTGCCCAGACCAAGGACAAGACAGCGGTCTCGCCCGAGCAGGTCCGGGACATTGTGCTGGAGCTGAAGAAGGAGTACGAATATATTCTGATCGACTGCCCGGCCGGGATCGAGCACGGCTTCCGCAACGCCATTGCCGGAGCGGACAAGGCAATCGTGGTGACAACGCCGGAGAACGCGGCGGTCCGTGACGCCGACCGTGTCATCGGGCTTCTGGAACAGTCGGAGGTGGAGTCGCCGAGACTGGTCGTCAACCGGATCCGGTCTGGCCTGGTGAAGGCCGGGGATATGCTGGATGTGGAGGATATTCTACAGGTGCTGAATATCGATCTGCTCGGCATCGTTCCGGATGACGAACTCGTCATCAAGGCTGCCAATATGGGAGAGCCGACCGTAATGAACCCGGACTCGGGGGCCGCTATCGCTTATCGCAATATCGCCCGCCGCATATTGGGCGATTCGGTGCCGCTCATGCAGCTTGACCGCAAGCCCGGAACCTTCACGAAGCTGAAGAAATTTTTTGGGCTCGGCTGA